From one Microthrixaceae bacterium genomic stretch:
- a CDS encoding amidohydrolase translates to MPLDFPVWDADNHLYETEDAFTRHLPSTHPNLFRFVEIKGRKKLIVRDRLTEYIPNPTFEVVAPPGAHMAFYAGTNTEGKTLRELSGTPIRSVPAFRSPEPRLELLDEQGIHATLMFPTLASLIEERLIDDPDLTQIALSAFNEWLYDEWTYDYQGRIFATPVINPCVLDAGIAELERLIERGAKAVLLRPAPVSGLRGTRSPFLPEFDPFWARIQEAGLLVALHASDSGYQNYLNTWEGYSGEYVAFQAKTFAAVSDDGRSIQDALASAICHGMLTRFPNVKLLSVENGGSWVPHLVRNLELAYKKMPNEFAEHPRDVFQRNVWVNPFWEDSLTGLIDLVGAERVCFGSDYPHPEGLADPVGWSAEVGYLPSEDIRRVMSSNLAGLIAA, encoded by the coding sequence ATGCCGCTCGACTTTCCCGTCTGGGATGCCGACAACCACCTCTACGAAACCGAGGACGCGTTTACCCGCCACCTCCCCTCGACCCACCCGAACCTGTTTCGATTCGTCGAGATCAAGGGCCGCAAAAAGCTGATCGTTCGCGACCGCCTCACCGAGTACATCCCCAATCCAACCTTCGAGGTGGTCGCCCCGCCCGGAGCACACATGGCCTTCTACGCAGGGACGAACACCGAGGGCAAGACGCTGCGCGAACTCAGCGGCACCCCGATTCGTTCGGTTCCGGCCTTCCGCAGCCCCGAACCACGCCTGGAGTTGCTCGACGAACAGGGCATCCATGCCACCCTGATGTTTCCGACGCTCGCGAGCCTCATCGAGGAACGCCTCATCGACGATCCCGACCTCACCCAGATTGCGCTGAGCGCGTTCAACGAGTGGCTCTATGACGAGTGGACCTACGACTACCAGGGTCGGATCTTCGCAACGCCGGTCATCAACCCGTGCGTCCTCGATGCCGGAATTGCGGAGCTGGAACGCCTGATCGAGCGCGGCGCCAAGGCGGTGTTGTTGCGTCCCGCCCCGGTCAGTGGCCTGCGCGGCACCCGATCGCCGTTCCTGCCCGAGTTCGATCCGTTCTGGGCTCGCATCCAAGAGGCCGGGCTCCTCGTCGCGTTGCACGCGTCGGACAGCGGATACCAGAACTACCTCAACACCTGGGAGGGCTACAGCGGTGAGTACGTCGCCTTCCAGGCCAAGACCTTCGCGGCGGTGTCCGACGACGGGCGTTCAATTCAAGATGCGTTGGCCTCGGCCATCTGTCACGGGATGCTTACGAGATTCCCGAACGTGAAGCTTTTGAGTGTCGAAAACGGCGGAAGCTGGGTGCCGCATCTGGTGCGCAACCTCGAGCTCGCGTACAAGAAGATGCCGAACGAGTTCGCCGAACACCCCCGCGACGTGTTCCAGCGCAACGTGTGGGTCAACCCGTTCTGGGAGGACTCCCTCACCGGACTCATCGACCTCGTCGGCGCGGAACGGGTGTGCTTCGGCTCCGACTACCCGCACCCCGAGGGCCTCGCCGACCCCGTCGGTTGGAGCGCCGAGGTCGGCTACCTGCCGAGCGAGGACATTCGCCGGGTGATGTCATCGAACCTCGCCGGGCTCATCGCCGCCTGA